The stretch of DNA ttgagggagtgggcaattggcatgctgactacaggaatgttcaccagagctgttgccagagaataaGCTGCCTACAatgtagttttagagaatttggcagtatatccaaccggcctcacaaccgcattccacgtgtaaccacaccagcccaggacctccacatccggcttcttcacctgcgggatggtctgagaTCAGCCACCCGGACAGTTTGTAAAACTGtgagtttgcacaaccaaagaatttctacacagactgtcagaaaccgtctccgggaagctcatctgtgttgTCAACACGGTcttgtatggcgtcgtgtgggcgagcactttgtcaacgttgtgaacagagtgccccatggtggaggaggggttatggtatgggcaggcacaaGATGCGGACAactaacacaattgcattttattgatgacaatttgaatgcacagagatgccGTGACGAGATCATGAGggccattgtcgtgccattcatccgccatcatcacctcatgtttcagcatgataatgcacagccatcacccatgtcacaaggatctgcacacaattcctggaagctgaacatgtcccagttcttccatggcctgcataatcaccagacatgtcacccattgtttgggatgctctggatcgatgtgtacgacatCGTGTTCCAGCAACTTCGCACTGCCATTGAAGCGGAGTGTgacaacatttcacaggccacaatcaacagcccgaTAAACTCTATACGAAGGAGATGTATCGCGCTGTGTGAGGTAAATGGTAGTCACAACAAATACTgattggttttctgatccacactgCTAGCTTTTTTtttatgcatctgttggtcacagatgcttatctgtattcacagtcatgtgaaattaatagattagggcctaattaatatATTTAAAATTATTTCCTTATATgacctgtaactcagtaaaatctttgaaattgtaatgtgttgcgttaatatttttgttcagtgtagattacATGTGAATTATGTATTTATTCTCattgtctctcttccctctttctcagtGACTTTGCGGCCGGGCCTGGGGGGCGGCTTTGGCCCTGATGGTACATGGGGTCCAGTGGAGCTGGTGGCAGTGGTCGCAGGGCCCGTCTGCCTGCTGTGTGTGCTGCTAATCATGGCTGTGTTCCTGTTCCAGTACCACCAGAGGGCCTACAGCCACAGGCAGAGGCTGGAGGTGGAGGACCCCTCCTGTGACCACCTCTACATGGCCAAGGACAAGACCCTGCAGGACCTCATCTATGACATGTCCACCTCTGGATCAGGATCTGGTCAGTACAGCACAGCTGGGGCTCTCTAGGGGTCTGATCTATCTCAATAAATGTGACTGTAGCTTTAATGATGTCTTCCATAGATAAAGAAGATCCATAGGGAGAAATGTGGTTGATATTAGGCAATGTGATTCATTGTCTGACTGAATattcctctctcttttttttgcCTTGTCTCTGTGTCCCgtatgtctctgtcctctccgtCCTCTGTCTCTGTGCAGGCCTCCCTCTGTTTGTCCAGCGGACGGTAGCCAGGACGATCGTGCTGCAGGAGATCATAGGGAAGGGGCGTTTCGGAGAGGTATGGCGGGgccgctggagaggaggagacgtgGCGGTGAAGATCTTCTCATCCAGAGAGGAGCGCTCCTGGTTCCGGGAGGCTGAGATCTACCAGACCGTCATGCTGCGCCATGAGAACATCCTGGGATTCATCGCCGCGGACAACAAAGGTAAACATTGGCCGTCATCGTGTGACATCACATAAAAAATATTCCCCTTCGAAGAGCACTTCTTGTAGCTATCTGGTGTTCAGGTCAGTTTTTCGTATTGGGTGGTGTCGGGTCTACCAATTGGTCTCTAAActtagtctctctgtctctcctagaTAATGGCACATGGACCCAGCTGTGGCTGGTGTCAGACTACCACGAGTACGGCTCTCTGTTTGACTACCTGAACCGCTACTCTGTGACCATCGAGGGCATGATCAAACTGGCACTGTCGGCTGCCAGCGGCCTGGCACACCTGCACATGGAGATCCTGGGCACGCAGGGTGAGTGTGTTGTACTTGGATTGATACTTGCATGTTGCTGTATGTGTCAATTCTTCTGGGCTCTTCGATTTGTTCCCTCCTCTACCTTTTCCTGGCCTGTGCAAACAGTGAATGTAGGCCATGCTTACTAGCTGATAGGAAACTCCAGGGTTATTGATCTGCCTTGTTTGATTTGCATAGCAGCCCCTCTAAAGTAAAGCATCTATTGATAGTTCAGTTATTAACATCATTCAacactttttttaaatgttgttggCTGTCATTGGAAGCCAGTGGTATACTGCAGATAACCATGATCAATGTTTGATTTAAATGAATTGGATATCATAAAACACCTGTTTCACACGAACATGTTACATAAGTTCCATTGATTGCCAGGAATGCAGTGAATGTCAGGTAGTCTaactctctctgccttcctctagGTAAGCCTGGTATTGCCCACCGGGACCTCAAGTCTAAGAACATCCTGGTGAAGAAGAACAGTACATGTGCCATCGCTGACCTTGGGCTGGCAGTGCGCCACGAGTCCACCACCGACACCATAGACATCGCTCCCAACCAGAGAGTGGGCACCAAGAGGTACAAACATACACATGCCATCAACCTTAAGAAGTACTTGTTTCCCAACTTCACCTActgaccccccccctctctctcccacatacCACCACCTATCAGGGATATAGACCAGCTTACAAAGACCTATTTTTCTCTGTGTCAGGTACATGGCCCCTGAGGTTCTGGATGAGAGCATCAACATGAGGCATTTTGATTCGTTTAAGTGTGCAGACATCTACGCTCTGGGCCTGGTGTACTGGGAGATCACACGCCGCTGCAACGCTGGAGGTCAGACAGGCTCCCCCTCAGCACACTCTGGCTGGGttccaactggcaccctattggctatatcagggatcatcaactagattcagcctctGGATGTTTTTTCTTCTCGAGGGGATGACcagggggccagaacataattacaaatcatttgtagactacAAATTGACCAAAGAAGCCCAAAGAGATATATATAATATTTGATTAAAACGATCTTTGCAAACCTTCCTTAtatttgtatacaatcacatacactgaatgtacaaaacatgacatagactgaccaggtgaatccacgtgaaagctatgatcccttattgatttaacttgttaaatccacatcaatcagtgtagatgaaggggaggacactGTAAAATAATGATATTTTTAAAACTTAAGACAATTGAGGCATGGATattgtatatgtgccattcagagggtgaatgtgcaagacaaaatatttgagtgcctttgaacgggatatGGTAGTAGTTGACAGGcgtaccggtttgtgtcaagaactgcaacactgagtttttcatgctcatcagtttcctgtgtgtatcaagaatggtccaccacccgaaggacatccagacaacttgacacaagtGTGGGGTCAACATGGGCggctgttcttaatgttttgtccactcggtgtatatctctctattatgCATAGGAATGCTTTGGAACCGATTTCCAATATTAAAATAACTTgaagctgatttgctggtgttttcagtcttttatgtccaacaataaaaaatacaaaaacctGGGACCAAATCAAATCGCCTGTGCGCCGAATTCGGCACGCCAGTTGGGAACCCTGCCCTATTTATTGCCCATATGACCCCCTatagtagtgcacgatatagggaaAAGTGTCATTTGCGACGAATACAGTATCTCTATCTTAATGTAGTTAAAAGTTGATTTCATCATCAATTAGAAACTGGGCCTTACCTGACCTTTGACCTCTGCCCTTAGGTATCCATGAGGAGTACCAGCTGCCCTACTATGATCTGGTGCCCTCTGACCCCTccatagaggagatgaggaaggtgGTTTGTGACCAGAAACTACGGCCCAACGTGCCCAACTGGTGGCAGAGCTACGAGGTAGGGACAGACACATGTAGATAGATATGCATGCTCTTAAGGTCAATCAAACAGTCCTATTATGATAGCACAGCAGTTGCTGTGAAAGTGTCACTGGTTTCTTATAAGTATTACATTGTATACACACAATTTATGTTAAGTATATTCTTTTGCCGGGTTTGTTCTCTGGGGTTGCATTGGTGGTTTCGATAAGCTTGTTTAGCCCTGTGCATATCTGCACCATATTTGCATGTATGACTTTATCTAATATTCTTCATGTTCGCTCAATCCTACATAATCCCAGAGCTCTAGATAACACACTACATTATCCCAGAGCTTTAAGATAACACTCTACATTATCCCAGAGCTTTAAGATAACACTCTACATTATCACAGAGCTTTAAGATAACGGTCTACTTT from Oncorhynchus keta strain PuntledgeMale-10-30-2019 chromosome 21, Oket_V2, whole genome shotgun sequence encodes:
- the LOC118400297 gene encoding activin receptor type-1B-like yields the protein MQCNGNITIMAKKQILLTLLVLSLFRSYDALWCNCTTAQCQKTGSQCETDGACMASTSFIDGQEQHIRICITRDKLVPPGQPFYCLSAEGLLNTHCCYTNYCNSLNLKVPSVTLRPGLGGGFGPDGTWGPVELVAVVAGPVCLLCVLLIMAVFLFQYHQRAYSHRQRLEVEDPSCDHLYMAKDKTLQDLIYDMSTSGSGSGLPLFVQRTVARTIVLQEIIGKGRFGEVWRGRWRGGDVAVKIFSSREERSWFREAEIYQTVMLRHENILGFIAADNKDNGTWTQLWLVSDYHEYGSLFDYLNRYSVTIEGMIKLALSAASGLAHLHMEILGTQGKPGIAHRDLKSKNILVKKNSTCAIADLGLAVRHESTTDTIDIAPNQRVGTKRYMAPEVLDESINMRHFDSFKCADIYALGLVYWEITRRCNAGGIHEEYQLPYYDLVPSDPSIEEMRKVVCDQKLRPNVPNWWQSYEALRVMGKIMRECWYANGAARLTALRIKKTLSQLSVQEDIKV